TAGCTTGAGTAAGCTATGTACCTGTATTAAAAATCCTATTTCCTAACCATCCTAAACCCAAGCCTAGACTAGAAGTGCTAGCTAAAATTAGAAAAGTATGAAATTTGCTAAAAGATTCTAGTAAGTCTTCTCCAACCACAGTCGCAGCCGCAGCCGCAGCCCAAGCCACAACTCCAGCCACAACCCCAGCCACAGCCCAAGCCACAACTCCAGCCCCAACCACAACCACAGCCACAGCCCCAGCCGCAGCCACGGCCCAAGGCACAGCTACAGCCGCAGCCACAGCCCAAGCCACAGCCCCAGCCACAGCCACAGCCCAAATTATGTACGGAGCGTTAGACGCGGCTAATAAGTAGCCTAGCAATAGGTAGCTTAGTAATACACTGATCAACGAGCTCCAAGGAATAATTCTAAATGATTTAGTACTTGGTTTACTTGGAATTAGCTCTAATAGCTTGGCTTTGGAACGAACAACTTCTTTTCTATGAACTGACTCAACAGATGGTGGAGGTGTTGCTTTTGGTGCTTCTAACATTGCCAACCATGCCTGCATTGACTGAGGGCGGTCTTCTGCTTCCAGCGCCATGCCTTTGAGAATTGCCTGATTTAATTCCTTGCTAATGCTTGGACTAATTTGCTTAGGTGATTTCAGGGAAGCATTATCGAGCTTGCGAGCTAGAGAAGTTGCAGGGCATTTACCTGTCACTGCATAATAAAGTGTAGCAGCCAGACAGTAAACATCCACTGTTGGCTCCCGACTACCTCTGACCTTCTGCTCATAGGGCGCAAAGGCTTCATTACCATCCTTGTTAATAGAACTGATAGTTGAGGGAATTACCTGTTTAGCAATTCCAAAGTCAATTAAAACCGCTTTGCCATTTCTCCGCACCATGATATTTCCAGGGTGGGCATCTCTATGTACTAACCCTGCTTGATGCACTACCATCAAAGCTTTCCCAATCTGGCAGATGTAGGATAAAATCTCTGCTTCTGGTAATGCCCCCCTACGCTTCACTGCTTCAAACAAATTTTCTCCCTCAACAAAGTCCATTACCAAACAGTGGGTATCACCTTCTTGAAACAAATCAATTACTCCCACAATATGAGGATGGGGGTCTTTAGATAAACGAGCAAGTATCTGCCCTTCTTGGATAAATCTCTCTATGTACTTGTCATACTCTGGATCGTGGCTGAGGTATTCATTAGGTGTTTTAATTACAACTGTCTGGTTTAGTTCAACATGCAATGCCTTATAGGTAATCCCGAATCCCCCCTGTCCCAGAACTTGCTCAATTACATATTTGCCATTTTGCAATTGTTGTCCTGCTATCCAGGGCATGAAAACCTCTAAATAATTCGTAATTCGTAATTAAAACACTTTAAAAAAGCTGGAGATGGTTGTTTTATATGACTTAATACTATTTCACAAAAAATATATTTTGGGAAAATTTTGTACCATACAAAATGAAAGTCTAGCTAATTTTACGGTTTTTTGGTAGATATCGGACTGGGAGACAGTGACGGTGTACTGGTAGAAGATGGTTTGGAACTAGGGGAACTATGAATCAAAGGAGTCAAAGCAATCAAAGCAGCAATGCCTGAAAGTAAGGTGCCAATAGCTGCGATCGCTGTCCAATTAATATTTTTCTCCCGATTTAAGTTGGTATGAGATGTTACAGTTTGCTCAGGCTGAGGAGTTTCCCCAATCAAGCCCAAAGAATCTAGCCATTCGCGCATTGATTGCGATCGCTGTTTGGGATCTAGCTTCATACCTGTTAAAATTGCGCGGTTGGTGCGATCGCTAATCTGAGGATTGTATTTTTTTGGTTCCACTAATGGAGCATTATCTATCTTGCGTTTGAGCGCACTAACTGGTGTTTTTCCAGTAATCAGTACATACAGAGTTGCTGCCAAAGAATAAATATCACTATAAGCCCCAGTAGGTTTGGTATATTGAGCGTAAAGTTCAGGTGGTGTAAATCCTTCAGAAGTTTCTTTAGTTCTGTTTGTAGTTAAGATATGGTCAAAGTCGAGAGCTAAACCAAAATCGATCAGTACTGCTTCTGCTTGTCCATTTCGCACCCGCAAAAATATATTTCCTGGGTGTACATCTCGGTGAATCAACCGATTTTCATGTACCACTATCAAAGCTTCTCCAATTTGTTGGATATAGCGTAGTGCTTCTGGTTCTGCAAGTATTGGTTGGCGACGATCAGCCAAACTTATTCCATCTACATATTCCATTACCAGACACCAATGCTCATTTTCCTTAAAAGGTTCTGCAACCTGCACAATATGCTCATGGCGACAACGACTTAGTTTTACCGCTTCCTGCCAAAACATTGTTTCCAGTCGTGCGCGATCCTCTTGGCTTAGGGAATTAAGCAAGCTATCGTTTAAAGTTTTAATGACTAAGCGATCGCCATTTTTATTTTTCACCAAATAAGTGATGCCAAAGCGTCCCCTTCCCAATTCCCTTTCAATAGTGTATTTACCACCTTGCAATTGATCGCCAGCTACCCAAGCCATCGTTGCAACTCCCAAAATACATAGATTAATTTTCACACACCAGACTCTTGAAAACTTGAGTTAGTTTCTTCAAAGGAGTGCGTAGACGCAAAGCGGCTTGTCGTAAGACATCGCCCTTTTCCTCCCGAATTGCTAAACTAAAAAACAACCCTTATCCCTGCAAAGGTAGCCTTATGACCTCTGCAACCAATTTCACAGACGAACTCACTCCTTTCCCCGACCATACGCAGCTACCGGAATCTGACGGTACATTTGTGAAAAATTGGCAAGAGCATCCCCAAAGTATCTTACTAACTGATTCGATTACACCTATCCTCAAACAATTACATCCTGATGGTCAATATTGTATTGGTCAAGACTTAGGTATTTATTGGCGCTTAACCGATCCTCCAGAGAAAGGCGCAGAAGCACCAGATTGGTTTTATGTAGCAAATGTACCGCCTTTGTTGGATGGACAAACACGAAGATCTTATGTACTGTGGCGAGAGTTGATTGCCCCATTAATTGTCTTAGAATTTGTCTCTGGGGATGGTAGTGAAGAACGAGACACAACTCCTTGGAAAGGAAAATTTTGGATTTATGAGCAGGTGATTCGTCCTCCTTTTTATGGCATTTATAAAGTGAATAAAGCTAGCGTCGAAGTTTATAAATTTATTGGTGGGCAATATCAGTTATTAGCAGCAAATGAGCGCGGACATTATCCCATTACTCCATTGGGAGTTGAGTTAGGTATTTGGCAGGGACAATATCAAAATGCGGAATTACCCTGGCTGCGTTGGTGGGATGAGCAAGGTAATTTGTTGTTGACTGGTGAAGAAAGAGCCGATCGCCTAGCTGCTCAATTGCGTGCCTTGGGTGTTGACCCAGAAGTATAATCTGGTTTGAGCGATCGCTGATTGTAGCGACAGGAAGATGCGATCGCGTCAATAAACTAATAATGTAGTTAAGCTGTAAACATATAGAGCCAAATTCTGCCAAAAGCTGGGTTTTATTCTTTAAATCTAGACTTTCGGCTCTAAAGCTAATTACATTGCTACTGGATTCTCAGCAGATGTCACAAAATCCCTTCTACGTTGGTGGCCCAGTACCTCCAGATTACTTTTTTAGCCGCAATTCTGAAGTTAGAATCGCTTTCGATCAAATTTCCCGACGTGCCCACTTAGCTATTTATGGTAGTCCTGGTATGGGCAAGTCTTCGCTGTTGAGGTACTTAGCTTCACCCATAGTCTGGCAAGCGCGAGGACGAGACGCAACAAAAGCATTCATTATTTCTATTAACTGTACGGGTATAAGTCCTTTCACACCTTCTGGTTTTTGGCGAGAAATCCTCACTCTGTTGCAAGATGAGGCTGAAGGTGATGACTCTCTACAAGCTGATATTCACCAGTTGTTGCAGGAAGAAAGGGTAGAGAAAGGAGATTTGCGGCGGATGCTGCGGAAAATTGGGCAGCGTGATAAGTTTCTGTTGCTGTTGTTAGATGATTATGATGCGGCTTTGCATCCAAATGAACAATACACGGAAGCGCAAATGCTCACCTTCTTAAGTGAGTTCCGCGATTTAGCAGTTCACAGCAATGAAGGTAAATATCTCTCAACTATTGTTACTACTTTTCGCCGCCTCAACGAACTAGGCCCGACAATTACACCAGGTGGTTCGCCTTGGTATAACCATTATCTCTTCCGACTCCTGCGACCATTACCTGCTAATGAAGTGAACGCCCGGCTTAACATACCCATTCCCGGTAATTTGAGAGATGGAGTTTTGGAAATTATTGATGGACACCCAGCACTGCTGCAAAATGCTGGTTATCTATTGTATGACACGATCCAAGTTGGGCAAACTCCCGATATTCAGACTTTCACACGAGATTTTGAAAGCGCTACCGAGCAATACTTCCGAGATACATGGAGATTTTCTACTGAAGAAGAGCAAATTCTGTTAATGTTGATTGCACTGGTGCGTCTCCAAGGTCGCTTAAATAGAAACACTCGCTATGCTTTAGGTGATATTGACCTAGTTTTCAGCCAACGAAGTCGAGAATTGATTGATTTGGAAGAACGGGGAGTAATTCTGCGCACATTAGATGAAGGAAAAACCGTCTACGCTTTTAATTCATCAATGATGGAGTGGTGGGTAATCCAAGAAATCTACAATACTAATGAGGCGCAACTCGAAGGAAGAGAGAAAGTTTTTCTCAATTTGATGAGCCGCGAACAAGCAGCTACAGTCAAAAAAGCTATCCGTTGGGTATGGCAACATCGAGATATAGTCCAGTCGTTAGTATGGATTATTCGCAAACTAGGGGGCGACCCTACTTGAGAAGTAATTGTCACCTGGCTTATGCTTAAGGTATAGATGGATCTACTTCCTCCAAGGAGGAGTTGGCAAGAATGGTTTCTGCAACCGATTGGGAAGATAATCCTTACATTATTGGTCGCCCAATTTACGAACCAGAGCTATTTTTTGGCCGTGAAGATCTATTCAATTTTGTCCAAGACAATCTGAATAACAGGGCACAGGTGATTTTGCTGCACGGTCAGCGGCGAATTGGCAAGTCGTCTGTACTGTCACAAATTCCTAACTTTATTAATCTAGAGCAATTCTTGTTCGTGCCTTTGTCTTTGGAGGGTAAAAGTCAAAAGTCTCTGAGTGAAGTTCTATATGAGTTAGGAAGAGATATTATTGATTACCTCGAATTGCCCTACCTCCAAGTTGTTTTACCTGCAAAAACAGATTTGGAGGAAGATGCACAAATATTTTTTAATAATTTCTTGCCCCAAATTTATCAAGCAATAGACGGTAAGAATTTAGTACTCTTGCTGGATGAATTTGATGTTTTAGGTGACTCTAACGAAGATTCAGCCGTTTCTCATTTCTTTCCTTGTCTTCAGTCGATTGTCTATTGGCACAAGGAACTTTTTATCATTCCCGTTGTGGGGCGACAATTAGATGATATGCCTAACTTACTGAGTCTATTTAGGCAAGCGCCCCATCGGGAAATTGGTCTGTTGGATAGACAGAGTACAGAAAGGTTAATTGTTAAACCTGCTGAAGGAATTCTCCGATATGAACCTGAGGCTATAGACGCAATTTGGGAACTTTCAGCAGGACATCCTTATTTTACGCAAGTAATCTGCTTTGCACTTTTTTCCCAGGCTAGGGATGAGCAACGCTGGCACGTGAATCGCCAAGATGTTGAAAATATTGTAGAAGAGGCGATCGAGATTGGTGAGGCTGGTTTAGCATGGTTCCGGGATGGATTACCAATTTCAGAACGGGTAGTTTTTTCAGCCGCAGCACAAGCCCAACAGCAGAAAAATTCGGTAGTGAAAGGCGAACCTTTAACGCACCTTGTACAGTGCGGTGTAGTTTTGACTGAACCATTTCATACAGCAGAGGAACGATTGCTAGAATGGGGATTTTTAAAGCAATTAGGAGCTTCTGAAATACCAGAATTATATTATCTGAATACTTACAAAATTACAGTTGAATTAGTGCGTCGCTGGCTAATGAAGCGGTATCCTTTGCGCAGAGAGATTTGGGAATTACA
The genomic region above belongs to Calothrix sp. NIES-2098 and contains:
- a CDS encoding serine/threonine protein kinase; the protein is MPWIAGQQLQNGKYVIEQVLGQGGFGITYKALHVELNQTVVIKTPNEYLSHDPEYDKYIERFIQEGQILARLSKDPHPHIVGVIDLFQEGDTHCLVMDFVEGENLFEAVKRRGALPEAEILSYICQIGKALMVVHQAGLVHRDAHPGNIMVRRNGKAVLIDFGIAKQVIPSTISSINKDGNEAFAPYEQKVRGSREPTVDVYCLAATLYYAVTGKCPATSLARKLDNASLKSPKQISPSISKELNQAILKGMALEAEDRPQSMQAWLAMLEAPKATPPPSVESVHRKEVVRSKAKLLELIPSKPSTKSFRIIPWSSLISVLLSYLLLGYLLAASNAPYIIWAVAVAGAVAWAVAAAVAVPWAVAAAGAVAVVVVGAGVVAWAVAGVVAGVVAWAAAAAATVVGEDLLESFSKFHTFLILASTSSLGLGLGWLGNRIFNTGT
- a CDS encoding protein kinase, with the protein product MAWVAGDQLQGGKYTIERELGRGRFGITYLVKNKNGDRLVIKTLNDSLLNSLSQEDRARLETMFWQEAVKLSRCRHEHIVQVAEPFKENEHWCLVMEYVDGISLADRRQPILAEPEALRYIQQIGEALIVVHENRLIHRDVHPGNIFLRVRNGQAEAVLIDFGLALDFDHILTTNRTKETSEGFTPPELYAQYTKPTGAYSDIYSLAATLYVLITGKTPVSALKRKIDNAPLVEPKKYNPQISDRTNRAILTGMKLDPKQRSQSMREWLDSLGLIGETPQPEQTVTSHTNLNREKNINWTAIAAIGTLLSGIAALIALTPLIHSSPSSKPSSTSTPSLSPSPISTKKP